The DNA region GCTGTGGTCCAGCAGGCTGTCGGTGCCCTGGGCGACACGCGGCGCCCAGGCGGCGGCGTCACCGCTCTGCGGCGCCCCGGAGGCGGGGTTGGCGTGGCACAGCTTGCAGCTGGTGTCGTAGACCTTGGCCAGGGCCGGGTCGGCCGGTGCCAGGGTGGCGGCGTTCTGCGGCGCGGCCGGCTTGGCCTCCTCGCCACAGCCGCCGAGCAGCCCGGCCAGGGCCAGCAGGACGGCGGGAATCAGCAGGTTCGCGGGTTTCGGCATCGCACTCCCCTCTTCTACCGTGCCAGGCGGCACGGCTGCTTGTCGTGGTGTGTAGAGGGCAACGTTAAGCCAGGCGCCCCTGCGCGCCCGAGGGCAATGGCGGACAGCCAGGGGGTTTTAACGGGACATCACGCGAGGTGAAAAAACACCACAACTCAGCCGATAGCCTTGGCCATCTCGCTGGTGGCGGCCCAGCCCAGCGCCTCGTACACCGGCCTGCCGACCTGGGTCGCATGCAGCACGGCGAAGCCCAGGCCACGACGGATGAACTCGGCCTCCGCCAGCTTCATCAGCGCCGACGCCAGGCCCCGGCGCCGGTAGTCAGGCTCGACGAACACGTTCAGCACATAGCCGCGCTGGCCCACCTCCGGATGGGACGGATGCGGCGGCCATTCGATGCTCATCAGGCCGATGGCCGCCGCGATGCGCGCCTCGTCCATCAGCGCGAAACCGTAGTAGCGCCCATCGGCCAGGCGCTCGCGCAGCCAGGGGCGGAAGTGCCCGGTCATCGTCCGCAGCCGCGCCGGGTCGCCCCCCGCCTCGAGGAACATCGCCTCGCGGTGCATGCAGACCGTCTCCAGGTCGTCGGGCGCCAACCGCCGCACCTGCAGGCCTGAAAACTCGATACCGCCGGGAATGTCGTCCATCGCACCGCCCTCATCACCGATGGCCGATGCTAGGGCGCAACGCGCGGCGGCCGATAGGCACAGATCGATGGGAAAAACGGCATACAGCGCGGGGCAAGCTCATGAGGCTCAGGGAGAGGGTGGGAGCGAATTCATTCGCGATGCGCTGTTCCAGGAGCCTTCGCGGTTGATGCGCCCAAACATGGGGGGGCAGACCGCGCGGGGTTGGCGAACCAGCTAACAGGACCCGGCAGACCCGAGGGTCTCCCCGCACGGCCGCTGGCGATGCTACCTCATCAGGCAAGCACAACCTGTAGGGGCGACTTCAGTCGCCAAGCAGCCCGTAGGGCTGCCCTCCGCAGGACCGGGGCAACGCCGTTGCCCTGGGCGACTGAAGTCGCCCCTACACCGCCCCTACGCGCCCCGACCAGGATCGGCATCTTCCTTCGCAGCAACGCCGCTTCCCTCACTTGCACAGCTTCAGGTTCACCGCCCCCACGAAGTGGTTGCCGTGGCCCATGGCGCAGGCGACGCGCTGGTTGCGGTTCCGCTCCCAGGCTTCCACCGGGTACTGCTTGTTCCAGGCGGTGTAGAGCTGGCGATCCTGCCTGGACAGGCGCAGGCCGTAGCGTTCGCTCATGTAGAAGTAGGTGCGCGCGATCATCCCGCGCACCTGCTGGCGCGGCATGGCCTTGCGCGCCTTGAAGTCCACCACCATCT from Pseudomonas tohonis includes:
- a CDS encoding GNAT family N-acetyltransferase → MDDIPGGIEFSGLQVRRLAPDDLETVCMHREAMFLEAGGDPARLRTMTGHFRPWLRERLADGRYYGFALMDEARIAAAIGLMSIEWPPHPSHPEVGQRGYVLNVFVEPDYRRRGLASALMKLAEAEFIRRGLGFAVLHATQVGRPVYEALGWAATSEMAKAIG
- a CDS encoding c-type cytochrome; the encoded protein is MPKPANLLIPAVLLALAGLLGGCGEEAKPAAPQNAATLAPADPALAKVYDTSCKLCHANPASGAPQSGDAAAWAPRVAQGTDSLLDHSINGFKGMPPMGMCMQCSEDQFLALISFMSGQHLE